One part of the Nitrosophilus kaiyonis genome encodes these proteins:
- a CDS encoding ABC transporter ATP-binding protein, with the protein MKIVLKRLLPYLKDYKLELFFAILGMIAAAIGSSASAYLVKPVMDEIFINKDKEMLKFLPFLVVFMYLLKSLGRYVQTYYTQYIGHDIIRKLRDKMLNSLLNMDMEYFVKIRSGELISRITNDINRIRSVVANMVPSLLRESLTIIALTGVVIYQSPKLALYFLVIMPLSLYPLSLLAKRMKRISKKSQEKISDITSHLTEIFNNIEIIKSHVSEKKELERFKKHNKKFFNITMKSVKTSEAVSPLMEILGAIVVAIVIIVGGNEVIEDKMSVGAFFSFMTALFMLYAPLKNVSRIYNKLQDAIAAGERIFEIIDLKPTIKTSDKRFEEEIKNIKFDKVSLYYKDKKALDNVSFEAKKGEVIALVGDSGGGKSSIVNLLVRFYDPSSGRVLFNDKDIKDFDVKSLREKIALVTQRIYIFQDSIAANVAYGEEIDEKRVIDALKKANAYDFVKEMENGIYTELDEYGANLSGGQRQRIALARAIYKNPQILILDEATSALDTKSEQKIQEALKDITKDKITFIVAHRLSTIKNADKIIVMKEGKKVCEGKHQELLEKCDEYQKLHNIYKNKD; encoded by the coding sequence TAAAATTTCTTCCATTTTTGGTTGTTTTTATGTATCTACTAAAAAGTTTAGGAAGATATGTTCAAACATATTACACCCAATATATTGGTCATGATATTATAAGAAAACTCAGAGATAAAATGTTAAATTCTCTTTTAAATATGGATATGGAATATTTTGTAAAAATAAGAAGTGGAGAGTTAATTTCTAGAATAACAAATGATATCAATAGAATAAGAAGTGTTGTAGCAAATATGGTGCCCTCTTTATTGAGAGAGAGCTTAACTATTATTGCTTTGACAGGAGTTGTGATATATCAAAGCCCAAAACTAGCTCTTTATTTTTTAGTTATTATGCCTCTGTCACTCTACCCTCTTTCACTTCTTGCAAAAAGAATGAAAAGAATTTCAAAAAAATCTCAAGAAAAAATATCAGACATAACATCACATTTAACAGAAATTTTTAATAATATCGAAATTATAAAATCTCATGTTAGTGAAAAAAAAGAGTTAGAAAGATTTAAAAAACATAATAAAAAGTTTTTTAATATAACTATGAAAAGTGTAAAAACAAGCGAAGCTGTTAGTCCATTGATGGAAATTTTAGGTGCAATTGTAGTAGCAATAGTTATAATTGTTGGAGGTAATGAAGTAATTGAAGATAAGATGAGCGTAGGAGCATTTTTCTCTTTTATGACTGCTCTTTTTATGCTTTATGCCCCTTTAAAAAATGTATCAAGAATATATAATAAACTCCAAGATGCAATTGCTGCTGGAGAGAGAATTTTTGAAATAATTGATCTAAAACCTACAATTAAAACAAGTGATAAAAGATTTGAAGAGGAGATAAAAAATATCAAATTTGATAAAGTTTCTCTTTATTATAAAGATAAAAAAGCTCTCGATAATGTTAGCTTTGAAGCAAAAAAAGGTGAAGTTATTGCTCTTGTAGGAGATAGTGGGGGTGGAAAAAGCTCTATTGTAAATCTTTTGGTAAGATTTTATGATCCTAGCAGTGGAAGAGTGCTTTTTAATGATAAAGATATAAAAGATTTTGATGTAAAAAGTTTGAGAGAAAAAATAGCTCTTGTTACACAAAGAATATATATTTTTCAAGATAGCATTGCTGCAAATGTAGCCTATGGCGAGGAAATAGATGAAAAAAGGGTTATAGATGCATTAAAAAAGGCTAACGCTTATGATTTTGTAAAAGAGATGGAAAATGGTATCTATACTGAACTTGATGAATATGGTGCGAATCTAAGTGGCGGACAAAGACAAAGAATTGCATTAGCTAGGGCAATATATAAAAATCCTCAAATTTTAATTCTTGACGAAGCAACAAGTGCTCTTGATACAAAAAGCGAGCAAAAAATTCAAGAGGCTCTAAAAGATATTACAAAAGATAAAATTACATTTATTGTTGCCCATAGGCTCTCAACTATAAAAAATGCTGATAAAATAATTGTTATGAAAGAAGGCAAAAAAGTTTGTGAAGGCAAACATCAAGAACTACTTGAAAAATGTGATGAATATCAAAAATTACATAATATTTATAAAAACAAAGATTAA